In Brachypodium distachyon strain Bd21 chromosome 2, Brachypodium_distachyon_v3.0, whole genome shotgun sequence, one genomic interval encodes:
- the LOC100826444 gene encoding protein tesmin/TSO1-like CXC 5 isoform X2, protein MAGKEQGGGGAGQPPRAPIPAVSTQPPIKKLVRQLDFTSAAFAGNPAMAAAAAAVTRTMQIRTVPVGYPQPHQLRAGVPMGVPQQLQPRGLPVMRPHQVVHVPLPRPAMAVPVPQARPGQAQPVSRPPVAIPLRPESPKPRPRLYDGKDGTPTKKKCCNCRHSKCLKLYCECFASGVYCDGCNCTNCFNNVENEAARREAIDATLERNPDAFRPKIGSSPHANRNNMDVAGDLPLVGKHNKGCHCKKSGCLKKYCECFQANILCSENCKCMDCKNFEGSEERKHLYLGDPKNLVHMHQVTNAAVNGAIGATSLLSPSTSRKRKQIDPLLDHPTKEHVVHKNGQLSQAIYQKNAVAPDGSLPISQSAHHNMMEPFKVTYRPLLADIIQPGDIRELCKLLVTVPREAAKAYAGRKVQEEKVAEKGDSLASTNHDREEKDKDQSHKKTSTDDRSSGGSHMGKASVDDSRPDCTDDKKSCRPMSPGTLALMCDEPDTMFAASQNAIAEPTIGVNQNRSELYAEQERCVLTEFRDCLRKLVQYGIMKEEKYRMAIRPEPTGHPGQVNSVQRRPYSKVDVPVVKTFPQSSSRHLVAGNPGSVNLDKRN, encoded by the exons ATGGCGGGGAAGGaacagggcggcggcggggccggacAGCCGCCGCGAGCGCCAATCCCCGCGGTGTCGACGCAGCCGCCAATTAAGAAGCTGGTGAGGCAGCTCGACTTCACCTCGGCGGCGTTCGCCGGGAACCccgcgatggcggcggccgcggccgccgttaCTAGGACGATGCAGATAAGGACGGTGCCGGTCGGTTACCCTCAGCCGCACCAGCTGAGGGCTGGGGTACCGATGGGGGTgccgcagcagctgcagccgcgAGGGCTGCCGGTGATGCGGCCGCATCAGGTGGTGCATGTGCCTCTGCCGCGGCCGGCGATGGCGGTACCTGTGCCACAGGCTCGGCCTGGCCAGGCGCAGCCGGTGTCTCGGCCACCGGTCGCTATTCCCTT GAGGCCAGAGTCACCAAAACCACGCCCACGACTATATGATGGGAAAGATGGCACCCCTACAAAGAAGAAGTGCTGCAATTGTCGTCACTCCAAATGTTTGAAGTT GTACTGCGAATGTTTTGCTTCTGGTGTTTATTGTGATGGATGCAACTGCACCAATTGTTTTAATAATGTTGAGAATGAGGCTGCTAGGCGTGAAGCTATAGATGCTACACTGGAGCGCAATCCAGATGCGTTCAGACCTAAGATTGGGAGTAGTCCACATGCAAATCGGAATAATATG GATGTAGCTGGTGATCTCCCTTTAGTAGGGAAGCATAATAAAGGGTGCCACTGCAAGAAGTCAGGATGCCTCAAGAAATACTGCGAATGCTTCCAAGCTAATATATTATGCTCTGAAAACTGCAAGTGTATGGATTGCAAGAATTTCGAAGGGagtgaagaaagaaaacatctTTACCTCGGGGATCCCAAAAATCTCGTTCACATGCATCAAGTAACAAATGCAGCAGTAAATGGTGCTATTGGAGCAACATCATTGTTGTCTCCTTCCACATCAAGGAAGAGAAAGCAGATTGATCCTTTGCTTGACCATCCGACCAAGGAACATGTAGTTCACAAGAATGGTCAATTATCTCAG GCTATTTATCAGAAGAATGCAGTGGCACCTGATGGTTCACTTCCGATAAGCCAGTCTGCACATCATAATATGATGGAGCCATTTAAAGTCACCTACAG GCCTCTTTTAGCGGATATTATCCAGCCAGGCGATATAAGGGAGCTATGTAAGCTTTTGGTGACAGTACCGCGAGAGGCTGCGAAGGCATATGCTG GACGGAAAGTTCAGGAAGAGAAGGTGGCAGAGAAGGGAGATTCCCTAGCATCGACAAACCATGatagagaagaaaaagataaaGATCAAAGtcataaaaaaacatcaacTGATGATCGTTCAAGTGGTGGATCTCATATGGGCAAAGCGTCCGTAGATGATTCCAGACCTGATTGCACTGATGACAAGAAATCCTGTAGACCAATGTCTCCTGGAACACTAGCATTGATGTGTGATGAACCAGATACAATGTTTGCAGCTTCTCAAAATGCTATTGCTGAGCCAACAATAGGTGTCAATCAGAACCGGTCCGAACTTTATGCAGAGCAAGAAAGGTGTGTGTTGACAGAATTCCGTGATTGCCTCCGTAAGCTTGTGCAATATGGTATAATGAAAG AGGAAAAGTACAGAATGGCAATCAGACCTGAACCAACTGGCCATCCTGGGCAGGTAAATAGTGTTCAACGAAGACCATATTCAAAAGTAGATGTACCTGTTGTAAAGACATTTCCTCAAAGTTCCAGCAGACATCTTGTTGCTGGAAACCCTGGGAGTGTTAATTTAGACAAAAGAAACTGA
- the LOC100826444 gene encoding protein tesmin/TSO1-like CXC 5 isoform X4, with protein MAGKEQGGGGAGQPPRAPIPAVSTQPPIKKLVRQLDFTSAAFAGNPAMAAAAAAVTRTMQIRTVPVGYPQPHQLRAGVPMGVPQQLQPRGLPVMRPHQVVHVPLPRPAMAVPVPQARPGQAQPVSRPPVAIPLRPESPKPRPRLYDGKDGTPTKKKCCNCRHSKCLKLYCECFASGVYCDGCNCTNCFNNVENEAARREAIDATLERNPDAFRPKIGSSPHANRNNMDVAGDLPLVGKHNKGCHCKKSGCLKKYCECFQANILCSENCKCMDCKNFEGSEERKHLYLGDPKNLVHMHQVTNAAVNGAIGATSLLSPSTSRKRKQIDPLLDHPTKEHVVHKNGQLSQKNAVAPDGSLPISQSAHHNMMEPFKVTYRPLLADIIQPGDIRELCKLLVTVPREAAKAYAGRKVQEEKVAEKGDSLASTNHDREEKDKDQSHKKTSTDDRSSGGSHMGKASVDDSRPDCTDDKKSCRPMSPGTLALMCDEPDTMFAASQNAIAEPTIGVNQNRSELYAEQERCVLTEFRDCLRKLVQYGIMKEEKYRMAIRPEPTGHPGQVNSVQRRPYSKVDVPVVKTFPQSSSRHLVAGNPGSVNLDKRN; from the exons ATGGCGGGGAAGGaacagggcggcggcggggccggacAGCCGCCGCGAGCGCCAATCCCCGCGGTGTCGACGCAGCCGCCAATTAAGAAGCTGGTGAGGCAGCTCGACTTCACCTCGGCGGCGTTCGCCGGGAACCccgcgatggcggcggccgcggccgccgttaCTAGGACGATGCAGATAAGGACGGTGCCGGTCGGTTACCCTCAGCCGCACCAGCTGAGGGCTGGGGTACCGATGGGGGTgccgcagcagctgcagccgcgAGGGCTGCCGGTGATGCGGCCGCATCAGGTGGTGCATGTGCCTCTGCCGCGGCCGGCGATGGCGGTACCTGTGCCACAGGCTCGGCCTGGCCAGGCGCAGCCGGTGTCTCGGCCACCGGTCGCTATTCCCTT GAGGCCAGAGTCACCAAAACCACGCCCACGACTATATGATGGGAAAGATGGCACCCCTACAAAGAAGAAGTGCTGCAATTGTCGTCACTCCAAATGTTTGAAGTT GTACTGCGAATGTTTTGCTTCTGGTGTTTATTGTGATGGATGCAACTGCACCAATTGTTTTAATAATGTTGAGAATGAGGCTGCTAGGCGTGAAGCTATAGATGCTACACTGGAGCGCAATCCAGATGCGTTCAGACCTAAGATTGGGAGTAGTCCACATGCAAATCGGAATAATATG GATGTAGCTGGTGATCTCCCTTTAGTAGGGAAGCATAATAAAGGGTGCCACTGCAAGAAGTCAGGATGCCTCAAGAAATACTGCGAATGCTTCCAAGCTAATATATTATGCTCTGAAAACTGCAAGTGTATGGATTGCAAGAATTTCGAAGGGagtgaagaaagaaaacatctTTACCTCGGGGATCCCAAAAATCTCGTTCACATGCATCAAGTAACAAATGCAGCAGTAAATGGTGCTATTGGAGCAACATCATTGTTGTCTCCTTCCACATCAAGGAAGAGAAAGCAGATTGATCCTTTGCTTGACCATCCGACCAAGGAACATGTAGTTCACAAGAATGGTCAATTATCTCAG AAGAATGCAGTGGCACCTGATGGTTCACTTCCGATAAGCCAGTCTGCACATCATAATATGATGGAGCCATTTAAAGTCACCTACAG GCCTCTTTTAGCGGATATTATCCAGCCAGGCGATATAAGGGAGCTATGTAAGCTTTTGGTGACAGTACCGCGAGAGGCTGCGAAGGCATATGCTG GACGGAAAGTTCAGGAAGAGAAGGTGGCAGAGAAGGGAGATTCCCTAGCATCGACAAACCATGatagagaagaaaaagataaaGATCAAAGtcataaaaaaacatcaacTGATGATCGTTCAAGTGGTGGATCTCATATGGGCAAAGCGTCCGTAGATGATTCCAGACCTGATTGCACTGATGACAAGAAATCCTGTAGACCAATGTCTCCTGGAACACTAGCATTGATGTGTGATGAACCAGATACAATGTTTGCAGCTTCTCAAAATGCTATTGCTGAGCCAACAATAGGTGTCAATCAGAACCGGTCCGAACTTTATGCAGAGCAAGAAAGGTGTGTGTTGACAGAATTCCGTGATTGCCTCCGTAAGCTTGTGCAATATGGTATAATGAAAG AGGAAAAGTACAGAATGGCAATCAGACCTGAACCAACTGGCCATCCTGGGCAGGTAAATAGTGTTCAACGAAGACCATATTCAAAAGTAGATGTACCTGTTGTAAAGACATTTCCTCAAAGTTCCAGCAGACATCTTGTTGCTGGAAACCCTGGGAGTGTTAATTTAGACAAAAGAAACTGA
- the LOC100826133 gene encoding protein CURVATURE THYLAKOID 1C, chloroplastic codes for MMASCALSVAQLAALAPCGGRKSVPENFPRLQSPTVSGRMRSRGVVVKAAQDSPGTSSGSIVKYVKSSFNTAEDIFALAGIGFAAIAALWASMMVIEVIDKLPVLPIFFELIGISVAWWFIYNNLLFRSDREEFLNNIKSAASRVLGQ; via the exons ATGATGGCATCATGCGCCCTCTCCGTTGCCCAGCTTGCAGCCCTCGCTCCGTGCGGCGGCAGGAAGAGCGTCCCCGAGAATTTCCCGAGGCTGCAAAGCCCCACGGTTTCAG GTAGGATGAGAAGTCGCGGTGTTGTTGTCAAAGCAGCGCAAGACAGTCCAGGAACCTCCTCCGGGAGCATAGTAAAATATGTCAAGAGTTCG TTCAACACTGCTGAAGACATCTTTGCTCTAGCCGGCATAGGTTTTGCAGCAATTGCTGCACTATGGGCTTCCATGATGGTTATCGAG GTCATCGACAAGCTCCCTGTTCTCCCTATTTTCTTCGAATTAATCGGAATATCAGTTGCATGG TGGTTCATCTACAATAACCTCCTCTTCAGATCAGACAG GGAAGAGTTTCTGAACAACATCAAAAGCGCTGCATCTCGAGTCCTGGGGCAGTAA
- the LOC100826760 gene encoding pentatricopeptide repeat-containing protein At2g33760 gives MDSHHRSPEYSSLLLAGPRIGPLKQAHARLVVTGHSRCLPLITKLANLAVAAGAAPYAHLVATSHPASDSFLFSSLARAATHQGLPLAALAFYRCLLSAALPFSSFAFTAVAKACADLSALRTGMTVHAHSILLGFGSDRFVLTALVVLYSKCGRLPVARKLFDAIRDKNVVAWNAMISGYEQNGLAEQGIEVYKEMKVAKAVPDSMTFVATLSACAQAGALDLGREVERRIVSERMDISVFLGSALVNMYARCGVVDKARQWFDVLQERNVVTWTSMIAGYGMHGHGHEAIKLYHLMRCKGPPPNDVTFVAVLSACAHAGLITEGRDAFACMKRVYGLAPRVEHYCSMVDMYGRAGRLEEAMQFIRDSMPGDPGPEVWTAILGACKMHKNFSLGVEVAERLIRLEPENPSYHVLLSNIYALSGKMYHVEKVRNTMIKRRLKKQIGYSLIELGGTSHLFRMGEKSHQKTREIYQYLEELVHRISAAGYMPETESVLHELEEEEREGALRYHSEKLAVAYGLMMSAGSTTPLRVIKNLRICSDCHLAIKFMSAVENREIIVRDKHRFHHFKDGKCSCLEYW, from the coding sequence ATGGATTCCCACCACCGCTCGCCGGAATATagctccctcctcctcgccggcccaCGCATCGGCCCTCTGAAGCAAGCGCACGCGCGCCTCGTCGTCACGGGTCACAGCCGCTGCCTCCCGCTTATCACCAAGCTGGCCAACCTCGCCGTCgcagccggcgccgctccCTACGCGCACCTCGTCGCCACCTCCCACCCCGCATCCgactccttcctcttctcctccctcgcgcgtGCCGCCACGCACCAGGGCCTCCCCCTCGCCGCCCTTGCATTCTACCGCTGCCTCCTCTCAGCCGCCCTCCCCTTCTCCAGCTTCGCCTTCACAGCTGTTGCCAAGGCCTGCGCCGACCTGTCCGCCCTTCGAACCGGCATGACCGTCCACGCCCACTCCATCCTCCTCGGGTTTGGCTCCGATCGTTTCGTGCTGACGGCACTTGTTGTGCTCTACTCCAAGTGCGGTCGACTACCTGTTGCACGCAAGCTGTTCGACGCAATTCGTGATAAAAATGTTGTCGCTTGGAACGCGATGATTTCTGGGTACGAACAGAATGGGCTTGCCGAGCAGGGGATTGAGGTGTATAAGGAGATGAAGGTGGCCAAGGCGGTGCCTGATTCCATGACATTTGTGGCTACGCTCTCTGCTTGTGCACAGGCTGGTGCTCTGGACTTGGGACGTGAAGTGGAGAGACGTATTGTTTCTGAAAGAATGGACATTAGTGTGTTTCTTGGATCTGCACTCGTGAACATGTATGCCAGATGTGGTGTTGTCGACAAGGCTCGTCAATGGTTCGATGTTCTCCAGGAGAGGAACGTCGTTACATGGACTTCCATGATCGCTGGGTATGGAATGCATGGCCATGGTCATGAGGCAATCAAGCTGTACCATTTGATGAGATGCAAGGGGCCGCCGCCCAATGATGTCACCTTTGTTGCTGTTTTATCCGCATGTGCACATGCTGGGTTAATTACAGAGGGTCGTGATGCCTTTGCTTGCATGAAGAGGGTCTATGGACTGGCCCCTCGTGTCGAGCACTACTGTTCTATGGTTGATATGTATGGAAGGGCTGGACGTCTTGAAGAAGCAATGCAGTTTATACGCGATTCTATGCCTGGAGATCCAGGACCTGAAGTTTGGACAGCAATACTTGGGGCATGCAAGATGCACAAGAATTTCAGTCTTGGGGTGGAGGTGGCTGAGCGACTCATTAGGCTCGAGCCTGAGAATCCATCGTACCATGTTCTGCTTTCTAATATATATGCTTTATCCGGTAAAATGTACCATGTCGAGAAAGTAAGGAATACCatgatcaagagaagattgaAGAAGCAAATAGGATACAGCTTGATTGAGCTTGGAGGTACTTCCCATTTATTTCGCATGGGCGAAAAGTCTCATCAGAAAACTAGAGAGATTTATCAGTACTTGGAGGAACTGGTGCATAGGATTAGTGCTGCTGGCTACATGCCTGAAACTGAGTCTGTGCTGCATGAgttggaagaagaggagagggagggtgCACTGAGATATCACAGTGAAAAACTGGCAGTAGCTTATGGGCTCATGATGAGCGCAGGAAGCACCACCCCCCTCAGAGTAATAAAGAACCTGCGGATATGCAGCGATTGCCATCTTGCCATCAAGTTTATGTCAGCTGTGGAGAACCGAGAGATCATTGTCAGGGATAAGCACCGTTTTCACCATTTTAAAGATGGCAAGTGTTCCTGTCTGGAATATTGGTGA
- the LOC100826444 gene encoding protein tesmin/TSO1-like CXC 5 isoform X3, with amino-acid sequence MAGKEQGGGGAGQPPRAPIPAVSTQPPIKKLVRQLDFTSAAFAGNPAMAAAAAAVTRTMQIRTVPVGYPQPHQLRAGVPMGVPQQLQPRGLPVMRPHQVVHVPLPRPAMAVPVPQARPGQAQPVSRPPVAIPLRPESPKPRPRLYDGKDGTPTKKKCCNCRHSKCLKLYCECFASGVYCDGCNCTNCFNNVENEAARREAIDATLERNPDAFRPKIGSSPHANRNNMDVAGDLPLVGKHNKGCHCKKSGCLKKYCECFQANILCSENCKCMDCKNFEGSEERKHLYLGDPKNLVHMHQVTNAAVNGAIGATSLLSPSTSRKRKQIDPLLDHPTKEHVVHKNGQLSQKNAVAPDGSLPISQSAHHNMMEPFKVTYRPLLADIIQPGDIRELCKLLVTVPREAAKAYAAGRKVQEEKVAEKGDSLASTNHDREEKDKDQSHKKTSTDDRSSGGSHMGKASVDDSRPDCTDDKKSCRPMSPGTLALMCDEPDTMFAASQNAIAEPTIGVNQNRSELYAEQERCVLTEFRDCLRKLVQYGIMKEEKYRMAIRPEPTGHPGQVNSVQRRPYSKVDVPVVKTFPQSSSRHLVAGNPGSVNLDKRN; translated from the exons ATGGCGGGGAAGGaacagggcggcggcggggccggacAGCCGCCGCGAGCGCCAATCCCCGCGGTGTCGACGCAGCCGCCAATTAAGAAGCTGGTGAGGCAGCTCGACTTCACCTCGGCGGCGTTCGCCGGGAACCccgcgatggcggcggccgcggccgccgttaCTAGGACGATGCAGATAAGGACGGTGCCGGTCGGTTACCCTCAGCCGCACCAGCTGAGGGCTGGGGTACCGATGGGGGTgccgcagcagctgcagccgcgAGGGCTGCCGGTGATGCGGCCGCATCAGGTGGTGCATGTGCCTCTGCCGCGGCCGGCGATGGCGGTACCTGTGCCACAGGCTCGGCCTGGCCAGGCGCAGCCGGTGTCTCGGCCACCGGTCGCTATTCCCTT GAGGCCAGAGTCACCAAAACCACGCCCACGACTATATGATGGGAAAGATGGCACCCCTACAAAGAAGAAGTGCTGCAATTGTCGTCACTCCAAATGTTTGAAGTT GTACTGCGAATGTTTTGCTTCTGGTGTTTATTGTGATGGATGCAACTGCACCAATTGTTTTAATAATGTTGAGAATGAGGCTGCTAGGCGTGAAGCTATAGATGCTACACTGGAGCGCAATCCAGATGCGTTCAGACCTAAGATTGGGAGTAGTCCACATGCAAATCGGAATAATATG GATGTAGCTGGTGATCTCCCTTTAGTAGGGAAGCATAATAAAGGGTGCCACTGCAAGAAGTCAGGATGCCTCAAGAAATACTGCGAATGCTTCCAAGCTAATATATTATGCTCTGAAAACTGCAAGTGTATGGATTGCAAGAATTTCGAAGGGagtgaagaaagaaaacatctTTACCTCGGGGATCCCAAAAATCTCGTTCACATGCATCAAGTAACAAATGCAGCAGTAAATGGTGCTATTGGAGCAACATCATTGTTGTCTCCTTCCACATCAAGGAAGAGAAAGCAGATTGATCCTTTGCTTGACCATCCGACCAAGGAACATGTAGTTCACAAGAATGGTCAATTATCTCAG AAGAATGCAGTGGCACCTGATGGTTCACTTCCGATAAGCCAGTCTGCACATCATAATATGATGGAGCCATTTAAAGTCACCTACAG GCCTCTTTTAGCGGATATTATCCAGCCAGGCGATATAAGGGAGCTATGTAAGCTTTTGGTGACAGTACCGCGAGAGGCTGCGAAGGCATATGCTG CAGGACGGAAAGTTCAGGAAGAGAAGGTGGCAGAGAAGGGAGATTCCCTAGCATCGACAAACCATGatagagaagaaaaagataaaGATCAAAGtcataaaaaaacatcaacTGATGATCGTTCAAGTGGTGGATCTCATATGGGCAAAGCGTCCGTAGATGATTCCAGACCTGATTGCACTGATGACAAGAAATCCTGTAGACCAATGTCTCCTGGAACACTAGCATTGATGTGTGATGAACCAGATACAATGTTTGCAGCTTCTCAAAATGCTATTGCTGAGCCAACAATAGGTGTCAATCAGAACCGGTCCGAACTTTATGCAGAGCAAGAAAGGTGTGTGTTGACAGAATTCCGTGATTGCCTCCGTAAGCTTGTGCAATATGGTATAATGAAAG AGGAAAAGTACAGAATGGCAATCAGACCTGAACCAACTGGCCATCCTGGGCAGGTAAATAGTGTTCAACGAAGACCATATTCAAAAGTAGATGTACCTGTTGTAAAGACATTTCCTCAAAGTTCCAGCAGACATCTTGTTGCTGGAAACCCTGGGAGTGTTAATTTAGACAAAAGAAACTGA
- the LOC100826444 gene encoding protein tesmin/TSO1-like CXC 5 isoform X1, which translates to MAGKEQGGGGAGQPPRAPIPAVSTQPPIKKLVRQLDFTSAAFAGNPAMAAAAAAVTRTMQIRTVPVGYPQPHQLRAGVPMGVPQQLQPRGLPVMRPHQVVHVPLPRPAMAVPVPQARPGQAQPVSRPPVAIPLRPESPKPRPRLYDGKDGTPTKKKCCNCRHSKCLKLYCECFASGVYCDGCNCTNCFNNVENEAARREAIDATLERNPDAFRPKIGSSPHANRNNMDVAGDLPLVGKHNKGCHCKKSGCLKKYCECFQANILCSENCKCMDCKNFEGSEERKHLYLGDPKNLVHMHQVTNAAVNGAIGATSLLSPSTSRKRKQIDPLLDHPTKEHVVHKNGQLSQAIYQKNAVAPDGSLPISQSAHHNMMEPFKVTYRPLLADIIQPGDIRELCKLLVTVPREAAKAYAAGRKVQEEKVAEKGDSLASTNHDREEKDKDQSHKKTSTDDRSSGGSHMGKASVDDSRPDCTDDKKSCRPMSPGTLALMCDEPDTMFAASQNAIAEPTIGVNQNRSELYAEQERCVLTEFRDCLRKLVQYGIMKEEKYRMAIRPEPTGHPGQVNSVQRRPYSKVDVPVVKTFPQSSSRHLVAGNPGSVNLDKRN; encoded by the exons ATGGCGGGGAAGGaacagggcggcggcggggccggacAGCCGCCGCGAGCGCCAATCCCCGCGGTGTCGACGCAGCCGCCAATTAAGAAGCTGGTGAGGCAGCTCGACTTCACCTCGGCGGCGTTCGCCGGGAACCccgcgatggcggcggccgcggccgccgttaCTAGGACGATGCAGATAAGGACGGTGCCGGTCGGTTACCCTCAGCCGCACCAGCTGAGGGCTGGGGTACCGATGGGGGTgccgcagcagctgcagccgcgAGGGCTGCCGGTGATGCGGCCGCATCAGGTGGTGCATGTGCCTCTGCCGCGGCCGGCGATGGCGGTACCTGTGCCACAGGCTCGGCCTGGCCAGGCGCAGCCGGTGTCTCGGCCACCGGTCGCTATTCCCTT GAGGCCAGAGTCACCAAAACCACGCCCACGACTATATGATGGGAAAGATGGCACCCCTACAAAGAAGAAGTGCTGCAATTGTCGTCACTCCAAATGTTTGAAGTT GTACTGCGAATGTTTTGCTTCTGGTGTTTATTGTGATGGATGCAACTGCACCAATTGTTTTAATAATGTTGAGAATGAGGCTGCTAGGCGTGAAGCTATAGATGCTACACTGGAGCGCAATCCAGATGCGTTCAGACCTAAGATTGGGAGTAGTCCACATGCAAATCGGAATAATATG GATGTAGCTGGTGATCTCCCTTTAGTAGGGAAGCATAATAAAGGGTGCCACTGCAAGAAGTCAGGATGCCTCAAGAAATACTGCGAATGCTTCCAAGCTAATATATTATGCTCTGAAAACTGCAAGTGTATGGATTGCAAGAATTTCGAAGGGagtgaagaaagaaaacatctTTACCTCGGGGATCCCAAAAATCTCGTTCACATGCATCAAGTAACAAATGCAGCAGTAAATGGTGCTATTGGAGCAACATCATTGTTGTCTCCTTCCACATCAAGGAAGAGAAAGCAGATTGATCCTTTGCTTGACCATCCGACCAAGGAACATGTAGTTCACAAGAATGGTCAATTATCTCAG GCTATTTATCAGAAGAATGCAGTGGCACCTGATGGTTCACTTCCGATAAGCCAGTCTGCACATCATAATATGATGGAGCCATTTAAAGTCACCTACAG GCCTCTTTTAGCGGATATTATCCAGCCAGGCGATATAAGGGAGCTATGTAAGCTTTTGGTGACAGTACCGCGAGAGGCTGCGAAGGCATATGCTG CAGGACGGAAAGTTCAGGAAGAGAAGGTGGCAGAGAAGGGAGATTCCCTAGCATCGACAAACCATGatagagaagaaaaagataaaGATCAAAGtcataaaaaaacatcaacTGATGATCGTTCAAGTGGTGGATCTCATATGGGCAAAGCGTCCGTAGATGATTCCAGACCTGATTGCACTGATGACAAGAAATCCTGTAGACCAATGTCTCCTGGAACACTAGCATTGATGTGTGATGAACCAGATACAATGTTTGCAGCTTCTCAAAATGCTATTGCTGAGCCAACAATAGGTGTCAATCAGAACCGGTCCGAACTTTATGCAGAGCAAGAAAGGTGTGTGTTGACAGAATTCCGTGATTGCCTCCGTAAGCTTGTGCAATATGGTATAATGAAAG AGGAAAAGTACAGAATGGCAATCAGACCTGAACCAACTGGCCATCCTGGGCAGGTAAATAGTGTTCAACGAAGACCATATTCAAAAGTAGATGTACCTGTTGTAAAGACATTTCCTCAAAGTTCCAGCAGACATCTTGTTGCTGGAAACCCTGGGAGTGTTAATTTAGACAAAAGAAACTGA